In Microbacterium esteraromaticum, the following proteins share a genomic window:
- the pta gene encoding phosphate acetyltransferase has product MAQSIYITSAEGHTGKSTIALGVLDALMRVSPRVGVFRPVARSESERDHVLELLLAHDGVHLDYDDCIGVTYDDVRRDPEGALGTIVGRFKAVEAQCDAVVVVGSDYTDVAGPAELGYNARIAANLGVPVLLVLSGRDSQNQAEQLGTTTARTPAQVRQLAALALSELAAERAELFAVIVNRADPAAAKQIVEGVAGDRTPVWAIPEERSLVAPSMGTIMQAVDGRLVRGAERLLDREAYSVVIAGMSMVNVLPRLVEGAVVIIAADRTETLLATLLAASSGTFPELAGIVLNGPFELPEPVLQLIDGFELPVPIIATDLGTFDTAVRIMSARGRMTAESTQRYQTALSLFQAHVDTTELTVEMGLARSTVVTPLMFQYQLIERARSTRKRIVLPEGDDDRILRAASIVLARGVADLTILGDESEIRARASALGLDIASAQIISPTDPELVERFAAEYARLRSHKGVTLGQAADTVTDVSYFGTMMVHLGLADGMVSGATHTTAHTIRPSFEIIKTNPGVDVVSSVFLMALADRVLVYGDCAVIPDPTSAQLADIAISSAATARRFGIEPRVAMLSYSTGESGSGADVEKVREATALVRERMPELPVEGPIQYDAAADAAVAKTKMPDSEVAGRATVFVFPDLNTGNNTYKAVQRSAGAVAIGPVLQGLRKPINDLSRGALVDDIVNTVAITAIQAQGEQS; this is encoded by the coding sequence GTGGCGCAGAGCATCTACATCACCTCAGCCGAGGGGCACACCGGCAAATCCACGATCGCGCTGGGCGTCCTGGACGCCCTGATGCGCGTCTCGCCGCGCGTCGGCGTCTTCCGGCCGGTCGCGCGCAGCGAATCCGAGCGCGACCACGTGCTCGAGCTGCTGCTCGCGCACGACGGCGTGCACCTCGACTACGACGACTGCATCGGCGTGACCTACGACGATGTGCGCCGCGACCCCGAGGGCGCGCTCGGCACGATCGTCGGGCGGTTCAAGGCCGTCGAGGCGCAGTGCGACGCCGTCGTCGTGGTCGGCAGCGACTACACCGACGTCGCTGGCCCGGCCGAGCTGGGCTACAACGCGCGCATCGCCGCCAACCTCGGCGTGCCGGTGCTGCTCGTGCTCTCGGGCCGCGACAGCCAGAACCAGGCCGAGCAGCTCGGAACCACGACAGCGCGCACGCCCGCGCAGGTGCGACAGCTCGCCGCCCTCGCCCTCTCCGAGCTCGCAGCCGAGCGGGCCGAGCTGTTCGCGGTCATCGTCAACCGCGCCGACCCCGCCGCGGCGAAGCAGATCGTCGAGGGCGTGGCCGGCGACCGCACGCCCGTGTGGGCGATCCCCGAGGAGCGCTCGCTCGTCGCCCCGTCGATGGGCACCATCATGCAGGCCGTCGACGGACGTCTGGTCCGCGGTGCCGAGCGGCTGCTCGACCGCGAGGCGTACAGCGTCGTCATCGCCGGGATGTCGATGGTCAACGTGCTCCCGCGCCTCGTCGAGGGCGCCGTGGTCATCATCGCCGCCGACCGCACCGAGACCCTGCTCGCCACTCTGCTCGCGGCGAGCTCCGGCACCTTCCCCGAACTCGCCGGCATCGTCCTGAACGGGCCGTTCGAGCTGCCTGAACCGGTGCTGCAGCTCATCGACGGCTTCGAGCTGCCCGTGCCGATCATCGCGACCGATCTCGGCACCTTCGACACCGCCGTGCGCATCATGAGCGCCCGCGGACGCATGACCGCCGAGTCGACCCAGCGGTACCAGACGGCGCTGTCGCTCTTCCAGGCTCATGTCGACACCACCGAGCTGACGGTCGAGATGGGCCTCGCACGCTCCACGGTCGTCACCCCGCTGATGTTCCAGTACCAGCTCATCGAGCGGGCGCGCAGCACGCGAAAGCGCATCGTGCTGCCGGAGGGCGACGACGACCGCATTCTCCGGGCCGCATCCATCGTGCTCGCCCGGGGTGTCGCCGACCTCACGATCCTCGGCGACGAGAGCGAGATCCGGGCGCGGGCGTCGGCGCTCGGGCTCGACATCGCCTCGGCGCAGATCATCAGCCCCACCGACCCCGAGCTCGTGGAGCGATTCGCCGCCGAATACGCGCGGCTTCGTTCGCACAAGGGCGTCACCCTCGGGCAGGCGGCCGACACGGTCACCGACGTGTCGTACTTCGGCACGATGATGGTGCACCTGGGGCTGGCCGACGGGATGGTCTCGGGCGCCACGCACACCACGGCGCACACCATCCGTCCGTCGTTCGAGATCATCAAGACCAATCCGGGCGTCGATGTCGTCTCGAGTGTCTTCCTCATGGCGCTCGCCGATCGCGTGCTCGTCTACGGCGACTGCGCGGTCATCCCCGATCCGACCAGCGCGCAGCTCGCCGACATCGCGATCTCGTCGGCCGCGACGGCGCGACGATTCGGCATCGAGCCGCGTGTCGCGATGCTCTCGTACTCCACCGGCGAATCCGGATCGGGGGCCGACGTCGAGAAGGTGCGCGAGGCGACGGCGCTGGTGCGTGAGCGGATGCCTGAACTGCCCGTGGAGGGGCCGATCCAGTACGACGCGGCTGCGGATGCCGCCGTCGCCAAGACGAAGATGCCCGATTCCGAGGTCGCAGGCCGAGCGACGGTGTTCGTCTTCCCCGACCTGAACACGGGAAACAACACCTACAAGGCCGTGCAGCGCTCCGCAGGCGCCGTCGCCATCGGGCCTGTGCTGCAGGGGCTGCGCAAGCCCATCAACGACCTGTCACGCGGAGCCCTGGTCGATGACATCGTCAACACCGTCGCCATCACGGCGATCCAGGCACAGGGAGAGCAGTCGTGA